Part of the Crossiella cryophila genome, CAGTGGACACTTCGGTCAGGGTGCAGCCGGGATGGCGGTGCAGCAGGTCGGCCGGGGACTCGGGGTCGGGGCTGACGATGACCGAGGCGTTGGCGTACAGGCGAAGGTGACGTTCCCCGGTGCCGACGACCAGGAACTCCAGGGCCTCCGGCGGGGATGGTGGGCGGTGTTCGCGGACCGCGGCGGGGAAGCGGTGCAGGGAAACCGTGCGGGGTGCGACCAGTTCGCCGCGTACGTCGAAGGAGTGCACCGGGCGTTGGTCGGTGACCGGGGCTGGTACGGCTGCCAGTTCGATCTCGGCGTGGGGTTCGGGCAGGTTCAGCAGGCGGTAGCAGATGCCGCGCAGGCTGGCCGCGGCCTCGCCGGGGCGGCTGAACAGCTGGTCGGCCAGGTGCCGGAACTGGCCTGGTTGCTGGGTGGCGATGGCCTTGTCGAGTTGTTCGGGTAGCCCGGCACGGTGGTCGAGGCGCTGGGCGAGGCGGCCGAACCAGGCGAGCGGGGTGTCCGGGACGACCTCGGAACCGAAGGCGGCCAACAGGATCGGCTTGTCGATCACCGCGCCGTACAGCGTGACCGAGCCATGGTCACCGACGACCACGTCAGCGGCGATCATGGTGGCGTGCCAGCCTGCCGTGGGCGGGATCAGGATGAGGCCCGCGCGCAGGGCGTCGTCCAGCCATTCCGCGAGCTGCCAGTGTCCGTGCCAGGTGAACGCGTTGGGGTGCAATATCATCGCCACCCGGGTTTGCGTCGCATCGAGTTCGGCGAGCAGCCGGTCCGGTAGCTTGGGGAAGCGGCCGAAGGCCGACTGCGGGCCCCAGGTGGAGCTGAACACGACAAGCCGTTGTGCTGGCAGGACTCCGAGCCGCTCTCGGTAATGCGGGCGCAGTGCGGACCCGGCCAGCAGGCCGTCGAGACTGAGGTCTCCGCCCAGCAGCACGCGACCGGCCGTGTCCGGACAGGCATGGCGGAGCTGGGTTTCCTGGTCCGGGTGGGTGATCAGGTGGCTGATCTGCTTGGTGCGCACCAGTTCCGGGTCGGCCAGGCCGGACAGGCGGGTGCCGCCGCGGTCGCCGTCTGGCACGTACTTGTGGAAGCCGATGCCGTGTGGCAGCACCAGGATCGGTGCTTCGCCGACCTGCTCGAACCCGGCGTTCTCGCTGGCCGCGAGGACCAGATCGCAGTGCAGGGCGGGGATTTGTGACCAGGGCACGAGCCGGGTGTCCAGTTCGCGGAGCAGGGCGTCGACGCCGGCGGAGTAGCGGGAACCGGGGTCGACGGTGAAGACGATCTGCACCCGGGGGTCGGCGCGGAAGACCACGATGGCTTCCAGCAGGCGGATGGCGGAGGTGAGGGTGCGGGCGATGGCCAGGACGGTGCGCTGGGGGCTCAGCGTGCGCCAGCGGGGGGAGTCGGCGGCGGCCGGGCCGTGCGCGAGCGGGTCAGGCGTCACCGGGGGTCCCGGTGATCAGGTGGGGAGGCAGATTCCGGGCCTCCGGGCCTCCGGGCCTCCGGGCCTCCGGGCCTCCGGGCCTCCGGGCCTCCGGGCCTCCGGGCCTCCGGGCCTCCGGGCCTCCGGCGTCACTGTGTTGATCTTACCGCATGCCAGCGCCCGCCGAGTCCGCACCACCCGCATTCTAGGCGATCCGGCCGGAGTCCTGAGTGGACCGAAACTTGGTGGCCCCCGGTTGATACCGTCGTAGGCATGACTGGGGTGATGAAACTCGCGGAGGCGTTGGCGTTGCGCGCCGAGGCCAGTAAGCGGGTTGAGCAGCTGCGTTCGCGGATCGTGGCGAACGCGCGCTACCAGGAGGGCGAGGATCCGGGAGAGGACGCCGCCGCCCTGCTGGCCGAGGCGAATGTGGCGCTGGTCGAGCTGGAGGACCTGATCCGCCGGATCAACCGCACCAACGCCACCGCCCGGCTCGGCGAGGGCACCGTCACCGATGTCTTGGCGCGCCGGGACATCCTGCGCCTGCGCCATAGCGTGCTGGTCTCGGCCGCCGACGCGGCCGCTGGCCGCAACCAGAACTTCCGCCAGCTCCGCTCCGAACTCCGCCAGCTGCCCGCACTCCCGGTTTCCGAGGTGCGGGCCGAGGCGGACCGGGTGGCGCGCGAGCTGCGTGAGGTGGATGTGCGCATCCAGCGGGCCAACTGGGAGGTCGACCTGCTGGACTGAACACGCGGAAAAGCAGGTAGCCGCTGCCGGGAAGGCGGGCACGAACCGACGATCGGCGGTATAACCGATCAACTGTGGTGCGCGGTGGGCAGCGCTTGGGGTTCGATTCCCCGCAGGACAGAGCAGCCCAGCACTACGCACAAGTGACCGTGCACAAACAGCACAGTTCACCACCACGTGCAGGTTCCCGGTAGCGGTGAGGGCGGGCAAGGGGCACTTCCGCGTGTGCACCGCCCGGCCACGAGGTTCGTCCTCGCGGCCGGGCGGTGCCGCACCATCGTGCGTGATCGGTCAGTTCGGTTCGATGGGGAGCCACAGTTCGCAGGTCGCGGTGCTGAAATCGGCCGCGCGGTCGAGGACTGCGACGATCGAGGGTCCTGGCCGCAGGCGCCACGGGTTGGACGGGAACCATTCGGTCGCGGTCGCGGCCCAGGTCGTCTGCAGGGCCTGTGGGTAGGGGCCGGTGCTGCGGAAGACCGCCCAGCGGCCTGCCGGTACCGCGATGCCGGTGAGGTCGGCGGGGGCCGGGGTGTCGGGGTTGACGGCGACTCCGTGCAGGTAGGTCAGTTCGCTGCCTTCGGTGTTGTCGGGGTCGAGGTCGTCGCAGACCTGCAGCAGGCCGTGGGGTTCGGTGTCGCCGAGGGTCTTGAGCCGCTGGTGTTCCTCGGCTGGCAGTGCGGCGATGTGCTGCTGGATGTGCGGGTTGACGCCGTGGTGGATGAGCGGGACGCGCGTGGCGTGGCCGAGGAGCCGGAACGCGGGGCGGTCGAGGATGCGGGTGTCCATGGGGGTGGTCCCTTCGACGGTCAGGCGGAACCTGAGTTGTGGTTGGGCGCGAAGGGGGCCGCCGTCCCGGCGGACGTCACCGGGGCCGGCGCCGTGGACGGCCCGGAACGCCCGGCCGAACGCCTCGGTGGAGCCGTAGCCGTGCCGGACGGCGATGTCGAGCAGGTCGTGCTCGCCGCGGACGAGGTCGGCGGCGGCGACGGTCATGCGGCGCCGGCGCAGGTAGTCCGACAGCGGCATGCCCGCCAGGGACGAGAACATCCGGCGCAGGTGGTATCCGGTCGTGCCGAGTTCCCTGGCCAGTCCGTCGAGGTCCAGCTCCTCGCCGAGATGTTCCTCGACCAGGTCGACCAGCCGGTTGAGTGCCGAGATCATGGTGCCTCCCTTCGACATCAACCTTGGCCGAGGTCACCAGGGCGCCGCCCGATCGCGGCGAACCGATCCGATCATTCGAGTACGCGTCCGGACCGACGCGCGCTGCTCAGACCGGATCCTCCCGGTCCCGGCCTGCCCGCAGCGAACCCGGGTGCGCCTTGGCCGAGGGGTCGTTGCGGGTCTTGACCAGGCTGGCCACCGTGACCACGACCAGCACGCCGATGATCACGGTGAGGCTCACCGCGGTGGAGATCTCCGGCACCCGCGGGTCGATGTCCACGTGCGCCCAGTGCAGGATCAGCTTCACGCCGATGAAGGCCAAGATCAGCGCCAGTCCGGTCGACAGGTAGACCAGGCGGTCCAGCAGGCCCTTCACCAGGAAGTACAGCGCGCGCAGGCCGAGCAGGGCGAAGGCGTTGGCGGTGAAGACGATGTAGGGCGCCTCGGTGACGCCGAAGACCGCCGGGATCGAGTCCAGCGCGAAGAGCAGGTCCACGCTGCCGATGGCCAGCAGCACCACGAACAGCGGGGTGGCCAGGCGGCGGCCGTCGACCTTGGTGAACAGCTGGCCGCCGACATAGGTGTCGGTGGTCGGGAACATGCGGCGGGCGGTGCGGACCATGATGTTGTTCTCGACGTCGGGGTCCTCGTCCCGGTGTCGGAACAACTGCACCGCTGTGAAGATCAGCAGCAGCCCGAAGAGCAGGAACATGAAGGAGAACAAGGACAACAGGG contains:
- a CDS encoding DIP1984 family protein — encoded protein: MTGVMKLAEALALRAEASKRVEQLRSRIVANARYQEGEDPGEDAAALLAEANVALVELEDLIRRINRTNATARLGEGTVTDVLARRDILRLRHSVLVSAADAAAGRNQNFRQLRSELRQLPALPVSEVRAEADRVARELREVDVRIQRANWEVDLLD
- a CDS encoding AraC family transcriptional regulator, translating into MISALNRLVDLVEEHLGEELDLDGLARELGTTGYHLRRMFSSLAGMPLSDYLRRRRMTVAAADLVRGEHDLLDIAVRHGYGSTEAFGRAFRAVHGAGPGDVRRDGGPLRAQPQLRFRLTVEGTTPMDTRILDRPAFRLLGHATRVPLIHHGVNPHIQQHIAALPAEEHQRLKTLGDTEPHGLLQVCDDLDPDNTEGSELTYLHGVAVNPDTPAPADLTGIAVPAGRWAVFRSTGPYPQALQTTWAATATEWFPSNPWRLRPGPSIVAVLDRAADFSTATCELWLPIEPN
- a CDS encoding TerC family protein; translation: MLEISALTWIATIGLIIALLAVDLILAAVRPHKVGFREATAWSVFYILVAVAFGVWFTWQYGGQFGTEYFAGYIVEKSLSVDNLFVFVIIMTTFAVPEEHQHKVLTFGIVLALIMRAIFIALGATLLSLFSFMFLLFGLLLIFTAVQLFRHRDEDPDVENNIMVRTARRMFPTTDTYVGGQLFTKVDGRRLATPLFVVLLAIGSVDLLFALDSIPAVFGVTEAPYIVFTANAFALLGLRALYFLVKGLLDRLVYLSTGLALILAFIGVKLILHWAHVDIDPRVPEISTAVSLTVIIGVLVVVTVASLVKTRNDPSAKAHPGSLRAGRDREDPV